The genomic DNA ATAAATGAACAACAATGGTGTCAGCCCAGTGTTGATAATGGATTATGATGCGTCAGCCCAATGTTGATAATGGATTGATTACGATGTGTCAGCACAATGGTGATAATGAAGGGCTTGATGTCCTTTAAAGTACTGCTGCCCTCATCTGCAGGTATGATgactggaaaacaaacacaaaatggcaaTCATACAGCAGAAtacaaaacattcaaatcaTTTAATACATTCTTTGGCAACAGTAacgtggttttaaaaaataataaaaactaggTGCTGAGAACTACAGTGCTCAAATCAGACTTTTGGTTTccagaattttcaaaaaacattaatgTGAATCACTACAAAGAGGCAGATTTGCATGCATAACTCTAAAgtgagaaacatttttaaaaaaaagaagtcataCAAATTCactaaacagtaaaaaaaaaaaatcaggggtTGACTCCCCTGAAGAGGATACCTGGCACACTCTGCTGGCCTGAAGGTTTTCACAATCAGTCTATGAGGCGATTCCTCTTCATCAACACTGTCTGTGAGGAGAATCTTCTTCATCAACACTGACTGTGAGCAGTCTTTCAGAGGTCAGATAGGCCCAGGCAGCTAGGCTAACCCCGGGCTCCTCATGTACAAAAACTCACCCAGAGGCTTGGAATGAGCACGTTAGCACATTAGCACGTTATGCGCACGTTAGCACGGGCGCTAAACACTGCTGGAAAGGCACATGAGATTATTATTCAGGCTTCACTATTCCAGAACAAGTACCAAGAGCTAATCCCAGAGTCAGGTTTAAGCACACTGGAACAGCTTGTGAATTCAGCCTAAAATCAGGCTTAAGCACGCTGGAACAATGTGTGAATTCAGCCTGAAGTCAGGCCTAAACATACAAGAACAAAGGTAATGTGAGCTCAACCCAAGATCAGGCTTAATCATCCAAGAACAAGCACCACACACCAAACCCAAAGTCAGGCTTAAAAAGCTTGCGAGCTCAGCCCAAACTGAGGCTTAGGCTTTCTGGGAAAAGCGTTCTCAGCTCAGACTAAATTCAGACTTGGTCTACTTGGAACAAGCATGTAAGCTTGACTCCTCTGGGAGGGGACTGGGATGCACAACGTCCCCTGTGGATCACAAACCCAACATATAACATTACAGCTTGATATATCTGTATGGGCTCTTTCATCACagagacaaaaaataattaaaggcaAGTAGGAATTCATTGTGTTGGTATCAGACCAATGGGAAAATATTCTTTCAGTGGCATTACAATGTAACCCATGTTCAGCACGCACCAGCTCTATACCTGCAGTGCAGCCAGCTAAATTTTCCACAACTTAAAAATAAGCATCTTTCGCCTCCAGGGAGGAGAACCCAAAATTAAAAACCAAGTAGTGTTTAAAATTAAGCCCAgcgtgaaagagagagcaagtcAACAGCGCAGTCTGGAGAGGAATGCTGAATCCtgcaaacagcccccccccccacaactccCCCTGACACaccaactacaaaaaaaaatcctgcatgcCAAACAAGACAGAAATTCCTTTACATAACGGTGGGGTAGTGAGGGCTGCCCattctctgccccgcccccttttcccTTTGCAGGGCCACCATTGGGTAGCTTTTCAGAGAAGACAAATCGCAAACGCAAGTCATTCGCCTTCGCCCTCAGGCAGGGGCGGTGGGCTGGGGGCAGATGGGGAACCCAAACCCTCCTTGACAAGGCTGAATTCAATGGAATGTtgttctgtggaaaaaaatttaaacctaCTTTCATTTCCTAAGGCAATCAAATCTTTGACTAATTTCTAGGaaacaaaaaatttttaagGCTTTCAAAACTGAAGTAAATTACAGACATTTTTTAGAGAACAGTCCCCAGTCTTAAATGACCAGAGTTATAAAAAGCAAGTGTCAAAATAAGTTGTGTTTCGAGAAAATAAACCAAACACTTTCTAATCACAATCTGGCACTTGGCTTATACCCCTGTACTCAATAGCACACTGCCCTCTAGTGCTGGAGAGGCAGTACACCATTACAAGGCATAAATCCCCCCAAAACAGACTGCCCAAATGACCACTTCTTCCTCAAATGTACAAAAAACGATTTAAAAACCCTGTAGAAAGTGCTGACCTTGGCCTTGCAGCGAGGAAATTATTGTATAGAAAAGATTGCACTGTGCTGACTGGAACACAGACTGACCAGGCTCGTAAACATAAAGTGCACTACATCTCAACATGAAGGcaatacaaaaacagaatgcatttttaCCACAACAAAAAGATATCACTTTTGTTCGGATATGGCTCAACTTAGCACTGTTTCAATACTGCTTTTTATTCATGGTGATCCTTCTAGATGTCTCCTGATTGACAGGGAAATTCTGGATTGCATGTCTGAAGTAGCTCTGGGGCCATATACTTaaatcttgggggggggggggtgcagcttgTATTGGGAGGTGCTGTTAGtatctccccccccacacacacacacacacacacaaaatcctgTTTCTTGTCCCCATCAAAGCTGAAATGAGATCTACTCCCTCACCAGGGTCCACAGCGATTGGCTGTTTGACAACTGAGGTAAGGGGAACATTTTAACCAGAGTGCCACAGGCTTGTGCCGTTTGTACTTACGACAAACCCAAGCCTTCTGCCTTGGGCTAGGCAGTGAAATATAAGCATTTCCTGGTTaataagaaaaagagagagagagagagaaatcagaAAAATCACATTCCCGATCAAGCAAGATCAAAGGCACTTGGGTCCATAAGAAAGAGGAGGTGaaccagagaaaagaaaaaagtcaaaaacaatCCACAAAATCAACATGCAGCACAGGACCCGGCTCACACGCTGAGGAAGAGGGCCAGGCTCAGGGTAGACATGGATGGGACAGAGACAGTGGTTCCCACATGGCCCGTTCGACCGAATCGGAGGAATCAGGAGTGGATCTTAAATGTTTACCTCAGCAATAAACGCTAAGTTTCATGTCAACAGAGTGCACACATTTGAAGTAAAAGCACATTAAAACAAGCAATAGCGCAGTAACAGTGCAGATCAGTCCACAGAGATTAccctcccacacgcacacccatcGCTGTCCTAGTCCTGAGCGCCCTCTGGTGGCGAGGGGAGGGATTTTTTTCAAGGGCAGAGATGGAAAGTGTAGTCTTGGCAATGGTGCACCACAACCCCCATGAAAAGGAAACTGTCTTAAACGAGTCCCCAGGGATTGTTGAgggtgtggaggagagagaaagggaggggagaggcaggCATAATGGCATAACAGTGCAAGTCCTTTGGGCAGAACCCCTAACTGACCCCAAACCGCCAACCACAGAAGCCGCTCGAAGCTTGAGAGGGCAAAGACTTCAATTCCCATGAGGCCCTGCTCATTTTCCCAGGCAGTGTGTTTGGCACTGTGGTAAGGTGCGTAGAAGTGGGCGGGACCAGGTGAAGGGGCGTAGTCAGATTGTACCAAGGGGCAGTTCCAGAAGGTAGCCACACCCTCTCTTTGTTCCTCAGAGGTCACCCCCGCCCCTCTTTCTTCTCAGGTatatgagggggcggggctcagggtTGCCAGGGTTGCCGGTCCCGCCCACGCTGTTCCGGAATGTGCTTGTAGCGGCACTTCTCCCCGAAGTGGCAGCCGGTGGTCCTCCAGAAGTAGCACTCGCCCCCTTGGACCGGTCCTCTGCGCCAAGCTCtgagacacgcccacacagacacgcccatCAGAGCCCTGACACGCCCACCACCGCCCtgacacccacacagacacacccaccacagcccggacacacccacacagacacacccaccacagCCCTGACACgcccacagacacgcccaccacAGCcctgacacacccacacagacacgcccaccacAGCCctgacacgcccacacagacATAGCAGTGATGCGTTACCTAGCAGCAGTGACCTGTGGAAGGGCTGAGGGGGCGGAAACTCTCTGGGTTCGACGTTCTGGGTAACGAATCACCAGCCTGGTGTTCACAAGCTCCACCCCCTGGATGGTGTCATAAAAATAGACATtcactcacagaaacaggagAGGCAGGTAAGCCTCACAGGAAGGGTTtaacctgcctgcttgtgtttggtATATAATGCTAAGTCAGGGGTTCCTCTGGCCCAGGAGTACCCCAGTGTATGCTGTCCCAACCTTAAAAGGTGATGTTCAgtttacacattttatataGAGAATACAATACAGGTTTTAGCCCTGGGGCACACAGTGAATGTGAGTTATGaccattaatcaatcaattaaacaCAAATCTGTTTTGCCaatcccaccccctctccctcctgtttCTGGACTCTGTTACACCATGCGCTGCACCTGTGATTGTCTAAGCTGCCGAGACATCTTTGCCAAGTGTCTTAGCCAATGGCATTACGCAGAGGTCCAACTGGTGGAGCGTGCGATTGGTCAGGTGTCTTGTTTGTCCGGCCACGTGAACTCACGTGCAGCTTCTCCAGAGCGCGGGCGGCCATGTTGGCGTTCCTGAAGTTAACGAAGGCGCAGAAGCGCTCGTGCAGAACTCGAATGCTGTCGATCTCCCCAAAACTACAAAAGGACACGGAGAGCGAGACCGAGTAAGGCACGCGTTTAAAACTACAGTCAGAGGGACAATCTGCAGCCATTTTAGGTCTCAAAAACAAGAGGTGTAGACCcgttagccaatcagagacttgCATTAAGAACATCAGTGCAGAAGCgcaacaaaaaccagaagacaCGACAAACCTTGAATATTTTATTCGAAGAGCTCTAGCAGACCAATGGTCAacacagagggagagcgaggtcagagagaggaagcagaaaaatgggcagagggaaagagaaagaaagaaatggagggaaagagggtgAGCCTTACGTTTTGAAAAGGTCCCACAGATGCTTCTCAGTCAGCTCAGCTGTGACATTGCCCACCCACAGAGAGCAGcacggggggctgggggttgaAAAACATCAGATAGACTCAGAATCTACACTCAGAAACTGCAGCCATAATCTAGAGCCAGAAACTAGTCAGAACCAACAGCCAGAATCTACAGCCACAATCTAACATCTAAAGCTGAGAAGCTTTACATACCCTGCCTGGTCCTGAATAGAGTCTTGGTTCATCACTGCAAAAGAAAGTTCATAAAATTAACAAGCTCTTATTTGGCTAAGGTTTTTAAAAGagtttaactttaaaaataaggtCAGAACTGAGCTTTTCGCTTGACAGAAACTGCATTTGACATGAGCACCTTCATGTattcatgaataaatacatacatagatTCATGACcttattttttacagtggtgTAGCTTTGCTGCCCTCTGTTGGTCAGGTCAAGGCCTGCAGGAGCACTTACCCTTAGCAGCCTCTGGGGAAGacagcacagcctgcactgTGGAGTACCTCTCCAGCAACAGCACACTCTGAGTCTCCTCAAAGCCcagctcctgaaacacacacacacgacacaaatatgcatgtgtgcacacacacagaaacaggcaaTGAGGACAACCACTGCGACAGGTCATGGGCTGCAACGCAACACAACTCCAAACACTACAATTTAGCACAggcacccagacacacacacatagtggcAGACAACCTGTTAGTTATACGCATTAATATAGAGGCAAATAACCAAGGCACACAACATATGTATTACACgttcacacataaacacacatccaAATCCAAACATtaaaattgtcaaaaaaaatacagacaagaGTAATCTTAATGAATGATTTgagaataaatgcattaaaggCAAAGCTGATGAGTTTGTTCTTCACTCTGAAAGCGTATGAAAGCAGAGCTCATGCTTGATTTACCATGAGCTGCAGGACTCTGCAGTTGAGGAGCTCATTCACTGCCTCCTCACAGTCCTTATCCAGCTGCAACACCAACTCCATGGCCTTCTCCGCTTCACTGTACctctacacacgcacacacacacagacacggaagccaacacacacacacacaaaattcaggAGTCACATCATTGTAGACAACTCCTGCCTTAATATAACCCGTAGTGATACTATTACTACACATTAGTGAACATCAAGGACAAAGCAATTAATGTTTTGGA from Anguilla rostrata isolate EN2019 chromosome 18, ASM1855537v3, whole genome shotgun sequence includes the following:
- the LOC135245196 gene encoding tetratricopeptide repeat protein 31-like, with translation MSCQNDLGGGRGGGGGEVGESELGDSESEEEEENGPELVEEEQRTPRTKDRLIPPLASSGNRGNRQAPPVSCEEAPEWDVSCAFVAKAASHIRPKSGTRSGGPRSGPRSKENKENESRTRGVNSTESVSKRSTSLTEKGIELVQQGKYSQAASMFTEAIKYNPTDYRFFGNRSYCYECLEQYPLALADAERSIQLAPEWPKGYFRKGSALIGMKRYSEAEKAMELVLQLDKDCEEAVNELLNCRVLQLMELGFEETQSVLLLERYSTVQAVLSSPEAAKVMNQDSIQDQAGPPCCSLWVGNVTAELTEKHLWDLFKTFGEIDSIRVLHERFCAFVNFRNANMAARALEKLHGVELVNTRLVIRYPERRTQRVSAPSALPQVTAARAWRRGPVQGGECYFWRTTGCHFGEKCRYKHIPEQRGRDRQPWQP